In Pseudoalteromonas nigrifaciens, the sequence CTTCTAAGTGCATATCACTGCCAAGTATTTGCTGACTTAGTTGCTGCTCTTTTAAATCATTTTTTAAGTTATTGGCATTTTTAATAGCGGCTAATACTTCGCGCAGCGCTTGGCCTTCAATAATTGTAAAACTAAAGCTAACTTGTTGGCCATTATTTATTTTTTTTATATTGCTAATAACACTATCACTATTAAGTGCGTAAAGCCCCGTTTTTAAATCTGTGAGTGTTGGGTCTAGTTTAGCAAGTAATTGGTAACGCCAGCAGTTTTCTACCCAGTTATTGGCTTGCCATTGCTTACATAACTGATTAAAGCCAGTACCTTTTTTCACTTCAAATTGGGTGTTATTCGCTACTTTTAATGGGCTATGGAGCGTTGCTTGTAATTGCTGATAACCAAAAACACTGGTAATTATAGCTAATAATAATACCGATAAAGTAACTTTTAACACTTAGCCTCCTTGGCTAATAATTTATTTAATAATAACTGGCTATGCACAATATCAAAGCTACGCTGCTCAAGACGATTAATAGGCACTACGCCCATTAAGCTATTACAGATAAAAACCGCATCTGCTTCAAGCAAGTCTGCAATACTTACGCACTTAAAATCAACGGCTAATTTATCACATAATGATTGTAGATAAACCCCCTTTATCCCGCACTCATTAAGGCTTGGGGTAAATAATTTATTTTGCTTAATAGCAATAATATTTGCTGCAGAGGCTTCTATCACATTGTTGTTATAATCAAGTACAAGCACATCATCACAAGGTTGCGTTTGCAGCGCTTTTTTTATTAATACTTGTTCAAGGCGGTTTAGTGTTTTGAGCCCTGCAAGCAAGGGTTGTGCGGCTAGTTTAATGGGGCTGATGTTAAGGCTTATACCCTCATTTGCCAGTCTGCTGTAATTTTGAGGATACTCTAAAACACTCAATAACACGGTTACATTACAGGTTTGCGGCAAACCATAACCGCGCCCTCCTTCGCCTCGCGTTATTACAATTTTAAGCACACACAACGTATGCTCCGCTATACTTTTAGCTATGTGAGCTTCAAGTTCAGCAATATCTACTAATGGAAAACCAAGTCGTGCAGCACATTCAATTAAACGTGCTTTATGATGTGACCAATGCTCTACTTGCCCATTTACTACTTTTGCAGTTGTAAAAAAGCCATCACCATAATTTAAGCCACGATCGTACGCGCTTATAGTGCTGTTTTTAACTGTTGTAATAATAGTTTGTGTGTTTTTTTGTGTTTTTTGCATATAAAAAAAGCCCAGTTAAACAACTGAGCTCTTATAGTCTGGTCTGTTGTTAAAAAAGATTATACCTTTTTAAACAGTAACGAGCCATTAGTACCACCAAAGCCAAACGAGTTACATAGTGCAAACTCTAATTTTGCATCTCGGGCAGTGTGCGGTACATAGTCTAAATCGCACCCTTCATCTGGGTTATCAAGATTAATTGTTGGGGTAACTTTTTGATCGGTTAACGACAATATTGAAATAATCGACTCAACCGAACCAGCAGCACCTAATAAGTGACCCATCATAGATTTAGATGAACTCACCATTACGTCTTTTGCTGCACTGCCAAAAACACTTTTAACGGCCGAGGTTTCTGCTTTGTCGCCTGCATGAGTCGATGTACCATGTGCGTTAATGTAACCAATTTGGTCCGCATTTACTTGCGCATCGTTTAGCGCATTTTCCATCGCTAATGCTGCGCCTGCACCATCTTCTGGTGGTGAAGTCATATGAAATGCATCACCACTCATACCAAAACCAACTAGTTCTGCGTAAATTTTTGCACCACGTGCTTTTGCGTGTTCGTATTCTTCAACAACCACAACACCCGCACCATCTGATAATACAAAACCATCGCGGTCTTTATCCCAAGGACGCGAAGCCGCTTGTGGATCATCGTTGCGTGTTGAAAGTGCACGAGCAGCATTAAAGCCCCCCATACCAATTGGTGTACAGGCTTTTTCAGCACCGCCAGCTACCATAGCATCTGCATCGCCATACGCTATCATACGAGCAGCATGGCCAATATTATGCAAACCCGTAGTACAGGCTGTAACAATAGAAATATTAGGGCCACGTAGTCCATTCATTATTGATAAATGACCAGAAATCATATTAATAATGGTAGAAGGTACATAAAATGGGGATAACTTACGCGGTCCACTATTAAGTAGTTTTATATGGTTTTCTTCAATAAGCGTTAAACCACCAATACCTGAACCCACTGCTACGCCAATACGCGTCGCGTTTTGTTCAGTTACTTCAAGGCCTGAATCTTTAAATGCTTGGATCCCCGCGGCAATGCCGTATTGAATAAATAAATCCATTTTTTTAGCATCTTTTGCTGGCATATAAGCCGATGCATCAAAATCATTGATTAGACCCGCGAAATGCGTACCAAATTTTGATGTATCAAAGTGTGTGATAGTTTGAATACCACTTTTGCCATCTAATAAGCCCTGCCAGGTTGATTGCACATCATTACCTAGCGGCGTCAACATTCCTAAGCCAGTTACGACAACTCGACGTTTAGCCACGGTTTGCCTCCAATAAGGTGTTTTATAAGGGGATAATAATACCCAAGCAACTTCAAAGTACTCGTCTCAAATTAGATTTAAAACGCATAATACCAATAAAATCAGTGTAAATTAGATTGATGTTTAGCTTTGCTTTGAATCATATACTTTGAAGTGGTTTGGATATAGAGATTAAGGGCAGCGAATGCTGCCCTTAATATGCGATTAATTACTCAGCGTGAGCTGTAACGTAATCGATAGCAGATTGTACTGTAGTGATTTTTTCAGCTTCTTCATCAGGGATCTCAGTATCAAACTCTTCTTCAAGAGCCATTACTAATTCAACTGTATCAAGAGAATCTGCACCTAAGTCATCTACGAAAGAAGATTCATTCTTCACTTCTTCTTCTTTAACACCTAGTTGTTCGATGATAATTTTCTTTACGCGTTCTTGGATATCGCTCATTCTTCTTTCCTTTATTAAAAACGCCAATGCGTTATTTTCAGATTGCGGCGTAGTTTACGTCGCATAATTCTCTGATTCAATCTTTTGACCATAAATAATTGTCTGGTCAAACCTCTTGAGTGTACGTTTCGTCTTTTATCGCTTATTTTAACCACGATTTCAAGTATGTTTAAAGCAAGATTGCCAATAATTCAATCTTTTTTGGCAATTTAATTACTTATATTTAATTACTTTCTTTGCACATAGGCTATTAAACCATGTACATCGCACCATTTACATGCAAAGTTTCACCCGATACATACGCAGCCGCATCTGACGCTAGGTAACATACAGCAGCAGCAATTTCATCTGGTTGCCCTAAACGCCCTGCTGGTACATTTGCCAGTGTGGCTGCTTTTTGCTCATCCGTAAGACCATCAGTCATATCGGTTTGAATAAAACCAGGCGCAACTACGTTTACCGTAATACCACGCGACGCTACTTCGCGTGCTAGTGACTTAGAAAAGCCAATAACACCGGCTTTAGCCGCTGCATAGTTAGCTTGCCCAGCATTACCCATAGTGCCCACTACTGAGCCAATATTGATAATACGACCGTTCTTTTTCTTCATCATTGGGCGTAATACCGCCTTAGATAAACGGAATATAGAACTTAAGTTAGTGTCGATAATATCATCCCACTCACTTTCTTTCATGCGCATTAATAAATTATCGCGAGTGATGCCGGCATTATTTACCAATACGTCAACATCGCCAAAATCAGCTTTAATCGCCGCCAATGTCGCCTCAATAGATGCAGGATCAGTTACGTTTAACGCATAGCCTTTACCGCTTTCACCTAAATACTCGCTAATTTTAGCAGCGCCCGACTCACTGGTTGCCGTACCCGCTACTTTTGCGCCTTGGGCAACTAAAGTAGTTGCAATGGCTTTACCAATACCACGGCTAGCGCCCGTGATCAGGACAACTTTGCCCGCTAATGAAAATAAATTAGTCATATTTTATACTCTTATTTTGCAGCATCAATTGAGGCACAGTCGTTAACTGAACCACAGATCATTGCTTTATCAATTCGTTTTGCAAGGCCAGTTAATACTTTGCCTGGGCCAAATTCGTAGCTTTGCGTTACACCTTGTGCGACTAATGCTTGTACTGTTTCAGTCCAGCGTACTGGGCTGTATAACTGGCGTACTAATGCGTCTTTAATTGCATCAGCTGACGTTTCAGCTTTTACATCAACATTATTAATAACAGCGCATTTAGGCGTGTTAAATGTTAACGCAGCTAAATCAATAGCTAGCTTTTCAGCGGCCGGCTTCATTAGCTCACAATGCGATGGTACGCTAACAGCAAGTGGCAATGCACGTTTTGCACCTGCATCTTTACACGCTTGAGAAGCGCGATCTACAGCCGCTTTATGGCCTGCAATAACAACTTGCCCAGGAGAATTATAATTTACCGGAGAAACCACTTCACCCTGCGCTGCAGCGGCGCAAGCCGCTTTGGTTTCATCGTCGCCTAAGCCAATAATAGCAGCCATTGAACCCACACCTGCAGGTACGGCTTCTTGCATATATAAACCACGGTTCTCTACTAGCTTTACCGCTTCACTCAAGCTTATTACTTCGCTACATACTAATGCTGAGTACTCACCTAAGCTGTGTCCAGCCATAACAACATCTGCATCTGGGTTAGCTGCTAACCAGTCACGGTAAATAGCAACACTGGCTGTTAATAATGCAGGTTGAGTGCGGTGAGTTTGATTTAGTTTTTCTTCTGGGCCATTAAGAACCAGTTCTGCTAGGTCATATCCTAACGCCGCTGACGCTTCGCTAAAAGTTGCTTTAACAATGTCTGAGCTTTGGAGTAACTCAGTTAACATGCCAACACTTTGTGAGCCTTGACCTGGAAATAGAATTGCAATTTGTTGTGCCATATTTTGCTCTTTTTAATTAAACAAATAAATAATGTTATAAACACGGCAACTCAATTACTACTCGTTCACCGTGTCTTTAGAATGTATTTTTTCAAAAATTGCGGCTATTTTGTCAGGAAGTTGGCGTTCAACCTCCTTTACCGCTTCATCAATTGCTGCTTGAAATGCTTTAGCTGAGGCATTTCCATGGCTTTTAACCACAATACCGCGCAATCCTACCAGACTTGCACCGTTATACTGGTCGGGGTTCACCCTTTTATAGAGTTTTTTTATTATTGGGCTCAGCATAAACGCCATGCATTTATATACGAGGTGCTTTTCAAGCGCGGCGGTAAACTTATTCATTATAAGTTTTGCAATCCCTTCACAGGTTTTAAGCGCCACATTACCCACAAAGCCTTCGCATACAATAACATCGGCTTTTCCGGTAAATATATCGCTACCTTCACTGTAACCAATATAGTTGATTAAAGGGCTTTGCTGCATTAATTGTGCAGCTTGCTTAATATCTTCATGGCCTTTGATATCTTCAGAGCCAATATTTAATAAACTTACTTTGGGATTATCGCAGCCAAGTGCTTGCCCTGCGACTACCGACCCCATAATGCCAAATTGATATAAGGTTTGCGCATCGCAATGTACGTTAGCACCCAGATCGAGTAAATAAACAGGGTTTTTTCGCTCTGTAGGTACCGCAGAAATAAGTGCTGGACGTTTTACACCAGGAAGCATTTTTAACACGTAATGTGCCATAAAGAATAACGCGCCAGTATTACCTGAACTTACGCATGCTTGAGCCTCGCCCGATTTAACTAAGTTAAGGGCAACGCGCATAGATGAATCTTTTTTGGAGCGTACAGCAACACCGGGCTTACATGCATTTGTAACAACTTCGCTACAGTGGCGAATAATAAGTCGAGGGTGTGCTAGTGAATCGAGTGATTCGAGTTGTTTTGATATGACTTGCTCATTTCCGCATAAAATTAGCGTTAAATTAGCATGAGCATTTACCGCGTTAACGGCAGCGGGGATAGATGAACGGGGGCCGTAATCGCCCCCCATCATATCTAACGCTATGGTTAGATTATTCAGCATAAAGAAATCTCTTATTTAGAAATTACTTGAACGCCTTTGTAGTAACCATCTGCAGTCACATGGTGGCGACGATGAGTCTCACCAGATGTTTGATCTACAGTTAAGCTTGGACCACTAATCGCATCGTGTGAACGGCGCATGCCGCGTCTTGCACGAGACTTTTTGCTTTTTTGTACAGCCATAGTCTTCTCCTAAGAATCTTTCTTAAGTTGTTTCAAAATATCAAATGGATTAGGTTTCTCATCTTCCGCCTTTAAAACACCAAAGCTGGCAGGCTTTGCTGAATAACTGCATGAAGCTTCGTTGTGGGTAGAGACCAATGGAACTGCTAAAATTAATTCGTCTTCAATTAAATTAAAAACGTTAATTTCACCATTTTCATCAAGCGCTACTTCATCGTAGTCTTCTGGAAAAATGTCTGATTCTGTTTCATCACCAACTGGTGAATAAACAAAATCTTGCACCAAATCCAACCCTAAATCACCATTACAACGTTGACAAGTGACAGTTACGTGTGTGGACAAATTGCCTCTAATCACAACAAAACCTTGGTCGTCGTTTTTGCAATGAATTTTTACCGCTATTTCACCTACTTCTTCCTGCACAACTTCTCGTAAACGAGTTAGTTTCTCAAGCGGTACAATGCCGTCATACTTTAAACGGTGTTGCGCTGCTTTGCCTGGATGAAGAGTGATGGGAATTTTCACCTTTTGCATAGGGGCTGCATCATATAGATAGTTAGTTGGTTAGTCAAAGTAAAAAACCATATTTACGTGGTTTTTCACGTGTTTTACTCACGGATCTGATTTATCCTAACTCAATCTGATTTTGGTTAGGAAAACAATCTATGAAGTACCCACTTATATTAGCCTCAAGCTCACCCTTTAGGCAGTCTTTATTACAAAAATTCAATCTACCATTCGATACATTTTCACCGAATGTTGACGAGTCAGCATTAAACAATGAAACCCCTGCACAACTAGTTAAGCGTTTAAGTGAATTAAAAGCCCGCGCAGCTAGTAAACACTTTAGTAAAGGCTTAGTGATTGGCTCAGATCAGGTTGCTGTATTTAATGAGCAAATTTTAGGTAAACCTCATAATAAACACAATGCCGTAAAACAGTTATCCCTTTTTAGCGGCCATAGTGTAACATTTTTAACTGGCCTGTGCGTTTACGATCTTACATCTGGGGAGAGTAAAACCTGCATTGAACCATTTAATGTTACTTTCAAAACACTCACTGATGCGCAAATAAGTGCTTATTGCGATGCTGAGCAGCCCTATAATTGCGCAGGCAGTTTTAAAAGTGAAGGCCTAGGAATTTGTTTATTTGAAAAATTAACTGGAGACGATCCCAACAGTTTAATTGGTTTACCACTGATCAAACTCAGCCAATTATTAGCTGAGTTTGGCCTTGATGTGCTAAGTGCGCAATCAAATACCCCCCTTAGTTAATGCTCAGGCAGCAATAACTGTTGCAACTGCTGATAACTATCAACAGTTGCAATCGGGTTAAACTCGCTAAGTTGCTTTGCGTTATGTACACCCATAGTGACACCTATGCTATCCATACCCGCGGCTTGCGCCATTGCCATATCAATTTTTGTATCGCCAATCATAACCGCTTCATCGGCGCTTATGCCAAGCTCTGCTAATAATTGAAACAACATATCCGGCGATGGCTTAGAGCTTGCGTCATCACTACTACGCGTTGCACTAAAATAATGCCCTAACTCACTTTGGTGTAATAAACGATCGAGTCCTGCGCGCCCTTTACCTGTTGCCACGGCTAAAATAATGCCACTGTGCTGTAGTGCTAATAGCACTTTTTCTACATCGGCAAATAATGGTGTAGCCGTAGTATCTGTTTGGTAATGCTGCTTATATCCACTAATTAACGCTTGATGCTGCGCTCTATGCAGCGGAAATAATACCGCAATGGCTTTATCAAGCGACAAACCAATAATGCTTTTTGTTGCTTCATTGCTTGGCGGTTCTATATTTAACGCAACGGCACTGCTGCAAATACAATTAACTATTTTAGTTATTGAATCCATTACTGTGCCGTCCCAATCAAAAATAACCAGCTTGTACTTTTTGAGCGAACTGACTGCTATCACGTTTTATTAGCACGCAATTTAACTAGGCAATTAGCCAGTGCTTTATCAAGCGGTGCTTCTACGCGCATGGTTGTTTCGTTTTTAGGATGATAAAAAGTTAAGTCATGAGCATGTAAAAACAAACGATTTAACCCTGTTTTACGCATCGAATTATCAAACTCTTCATCGCCATATTTATCATCACACGCAATGGGATGCCCTTTGCATTGTGTATGCACACGTATTTGGTGAGTACGCCCGGTAACCGGTGACGCCTGCACTAACGAGCACTCGTTAAAGCGCTCAAGCACTTTAAAGCGGGTATGTGAGGGTTTACCTTCAGTGTTATCTACACGCACTACGCGCTCCCCAGACTTAAGCGTATTTTTACGCAGCCCTTCGGTAACATTTTTAGTTTTAGAGTCCCATTGGCCATCAACTAGCGCCCAATAGTTTTTTTCCATGGTTTTTTCACGTAACTGCTCATGTAAAGCAGTCAGTACTGAACGGCGCTTAGCAATTAATAAACACCCCGACGTATCGCGATCTAGTCTATGCACAAGCTCTAAACTGCGCTCTTCTGGGCGTAATACTCGCAGCGCTTCAATTAAACCATAACTTAAGCCACTACCACCATGTACCGCCATACCCGATGGTTTATTAATAACAATCAGGTATTTATCTTCAAATATAATATCATTTTCAAGGCGTGTTACTTTATCAAGTTTTGAAGGCACAAACTCTTCTCGTTCTGCCACCCTAATTGGCGCAATACGAAGAACATCTTCTAGCTGCAGTTTATATACCGGCTTAATGCGTTTTTTATTAACGCGCACCTCACCTTTACGCAAAAGTTTATAAATTGCGCTTTTAGGCACCCCTTTTAAATGGGTAATAAGAAAGTTATCAATTCGTTGACCTAAATGGTCTTCGTTGATCGTGACATAAGTTACTTGTAAGTCGTTTTTTTCTGACATTGCCTAATCACTAATTTAAGAAAAATAATTTAGTTGCTAACACAGTTATAATAGTGGGATAATCAGCAGCGCAAATATTTAGTATTTGCAAATAACAACGGTGCTTTTTAACGCAGTAATACATTCGTGATGCACATTCTGGGTAATTGATCATACAGATCCGAGTTAAGTTTTCCAAAGCTTTTATACATACCCAGTCAACACGTGCGATCAATTAGCGGCAATGCGCGTAATATATTGCCAGTTAAGTTTGAACATGAATTGATTTTTAATGCGATTGAAAAAGCAATGAACAGATAATTTGTCTGATAGTGACGACGTAAAAACGTCGTTCAGCACTTGCTCAATTGTAGTACCGTACAGCAGCTTATTTAGAACTAAAAAATCTAATAAATAAGTCGTCATTAACATTGGCAGCGATTTTTGCTCACAAAAATGGATTTTAGTAGTACATCACATTGTATTACTCACTTACTTAACGAGCCCTATGCGCCTAAATATGAACGGCATTTAATAAGATTAGTATGACAGGCCAACTTCTGGGTAAAACGTGTAACGTAGCTGAAAAGCCGACAGTTTTAGCCCTGCTATGAATTTAATAGTAATAAATACACTATTGTTTGCCTGCATTTAAAAATACTGCGTACGCAAAAAAACAGAGCCGTTCCATTAAAGACCCAGTCGTGAGGCTGCACATTCTAAAAATAGGAATAACTGAACAGACGTGAAAACAGCGTCATGTCAGCGACACAAACTAGTAGAGTAACAATATGAAACGTATGCTAATCAATGCAACGCAGCAAGAAGAAATGCGCGTAGCACTGGTTGACGGCCAGCGCCTATATGATTTAGATATAGAAAGCCCAGGTCACGAACAGAAAAAAGCCAATATTTATAAAGGCAAAATCACTCGCATTGAACCATCTCTTGAAGCAGCATTTGTTGAATACGGTGCTGATCGTCATGGTTTCCTTCCTTTAAAAGAAATTGCCCGTACTTACTTCCCAGCTGGGTATACTTTCCATGGCCGTCCGAATATTCGTGACGTGATCAAAGAAGGTCAAGAAGTTATAGTACAAGTTGATAAAGAAGAGCGTGGCCAAAAAGGCGCAGCACTTACTACCTTTATCAGCGTTGCCGGTAGCTACTTAGTTTTAATGCCTAATAATCCTCGTGCTGGCGGTATATCTCGTCGCATTGAAGGTGATGAGCGTACTGAACTAAAAGAGTCACTTAGTCGTTTAGAACTTCCTAAAGGTATGGGCTTAATTGTTCGTACTGCTGGTGTTGGCAAATCGTTTGAAGAATTAAACTACGATTTAAAAGCCTTACTTGTTCATTGGGAAGCAATTGGTGTTGCAGCCGACAGTGCTAAAGCGCCGTTTTTAATACACCAAGAAAGCAATGTAATATTTCGTGCAATTCGCGACTATTTACGTCGTGATATTGGCGAAATATTAATTGATAAACCACGTGTTTTTGAAGAAGCTAAAGCGCATATTGAACGTTTTCGCCCTGACTTTATGAGCCGTGTTAAGCTTTATCAAGGTGATACGCCATTATTTACGCATTACCAAATTGAAAGCCAAATTGAGTCTGCGTTCCAGCGTGAAGTACGCTTGCCTTCAGGTGGTTCAATTGTAATTGATCCTACAGAAGCATTAACCTCTATCGATATTAACTCGTCTAAAGCAACAAAAGGCGGCGATATTGAAGAAACAGCACTTAATACTAACTTAGAAGCAGCAGATGAAATTGCACGTCAATTACGTCTTCGCGACTTAGGTGGCTTAATTGTTATCGATTTTATCGATATGACACCACCACGCCATCAGCGTGAAGTAGAAAACCGTCTAAAAGACGCTGTTCGTCCTGATCGTGCTCGTGTGCAAATTGGTAAAATTTCACGTTTTGGTTTACTCGAAATGTCGCGTCAGCGTCTGCGCCCTTCATTAGGTGAAGCAAGCCAAGGCCCATGTCCACGTTGTAGTGGTCAAGGTACGATTCGTTCTAACGAATCAATTGCACTGTCTATTTTGCGTTTAATTGAAGAAGAAGCAATTAAAGACAACACTGCACAAGTTAATGCTCAAGTGCCTGTTGCTGTTGCCGCTTATTTATTAAATGAACAGCGCCGTAGTGTTCATCGCATGGAAAAACAACATAAGTGCGACATAGTGATCATTCCTAATCAACACATGGAAACACCACACTACGAAGTAATGCGCTTACGTAAAGACGAAACGATTGAAACAGTAAGCTATGGACAAATTGTTGCTCCAGAGCCTGAAGCATTTGAAATGTCTAAGTCGCCTGTAGCACCAGTACGTGAAGAGCCAATGTTAAAAGGCGTTGTAATGCCTGCAGCACCAGCTCCACAAGCGGCTCCTGCTAACGTTGTTGCCCCTGCTGAAACTAAAGCGCAAAGCGGTTTACTGGATGCAATTGGTAAGTGGTTTAAATCTTTATTCGCCAGCGAAACCGTTGAAGTGAAAAAAGAAGAAACACAAAAACAGCAACAAGAAACGCGCGATAATACGCGTAATAACGATAATCGTCGCCGTAATAACAACAATCAGCGTCGCCGTAATAACCCTCGTTCTAAGCCACGCACTGAGCGTACTGCGGATGAAGAGGTTAAAACTAACTCTGTATCAACACCTGAAGCAGCAACGCAAACTAACGAGAACCAAGAGAGAGGCGAGAATCGCAATAAGCGTCGTCGCAATCCTAATTCACGTAAGCGCCCAGAGCCACGCACTGAAGAGAAAGATGCAGTAAAAGTTGATGCACCTGCAAAAGCAGAAGCTGAAACTAAGCCAGTTCAAGCCGAAGAGCCAAAGGATCAAAAACCAAAGGTTCGTCGCCAGCGTCGTAATTTGCGTAAAAAAGTACGCCTGCAAGATGAAAATGCTGAGCAGGTACAAACAACAGATGAAACACCTGTACAAGCTACAGAAAAAGAAACACCAGTAGCCCAAGAGCAAGCACCTGTTGTAGAAAAGCAAACTCAAACAGCGGCAGAAAAAACAGCTCATATTAAAGAAGAAAAAGTTGAAGATGTTGATTCTAACGATGAAACACCTACAACCGAAGACGAGCAAGAGCAAACTCGTACACGTTCACGTCGCTCACCTCGTCATCTTCGTGCATCAGGTCAGCGTCGTCGTCGCCCTGAAGGTGAAGGCAATGAAGCTAAGTCAGATGAAGCACCGGCATTTGTTCCTGTTGCCGACCAAGCTGCTGCAGAGTATGAAGCAGAGCTTAAAGCTAAATCTGCAGCTACACCTGCGGATGCAGCGCAACAAGTTGAACAAGCCGTTGCGGTTGAAGACTTAGCCAAAGTTGAAGCTGTAGAAGAGCCAGTACAAACTGAAGAGCCAGCTAAAGTTGAAACTCCAGTTGTAACTGAAGAGCCAGCTAAGGTTGAAACTCCAGTAGCCGCTGAAGAGCCAGCTAAAGTTGAAACGCCAGTAGCAGCTGAAGAGCCAGCTAAAGTTGAAACCCCAGTAGTTACTGAAGAACCAGCTAAAGTTGAAACTCCATTAGTAACTGAAGAGCCAGCTAAAGTTGAAACCCCAGTAGTTACTGAAGAGCCAACTAAAGTTGAAGCGCCAGTGGTAACTGAAGAGCCAGCTAAAGTTGAAGCGCCAGTGGTAACTGAAGAGCCAACTAAAGTTGAAACTCCAGTGGTAACTGAAGAGCCAGCTAAAGTTGAAACTCCAGTGGTAACTGAAGAGCCAGCTAAAGTTGAAACTCCAGTAGTAACTGCAGCACCACATGTTAAAACAGCGATAGCTCAAGGGTCAGCAAGTGCGCCAATGGCACAGCCTACCCCTGTAGCTGATAGCGAAGTAAAACATACATCTGTTGCTATGGCTCACGATAAACGTGAACTAGTGCCAGACAGTGGTTTGCGTGCGGGTTCAATCA encodes:
- the rne gene encoding ribonuclease E, which produces MKRMLINATQQEEMRVALVDGQRLYDLDIESPGHEQKKANIYKGKITRIEPSLEAAFVEYGADRHGFLPLKEIARTYFPAGYTFHGRPNIRDVIKEGQEVIVQVDKEERGQKGAALTTFISVAGSYLVLMPNNPRAGGISRRIEGDERTELKESLSRLELPKGMGLIVRTAGVGKSFEELNYDLKALLVHWEAIGVAADSAKAPFLIHQESNVIFRAIRDYLRRDIGEILIDKPRVFEEAKAHIERFRPDFMSRVKLYQGDTPLFTHYQIESQIESAFQREVRLPSGGSIVIDPTEALTSIDINSSKATKGGDIEETALNTNLEAADEIARQLRLRDLGGLIVIDFIDMTPPRHQREVENRLKDAVRPDRARVQIGKISRFGLLEMSRQRLRPSLGEASQGPCPRCSGQGTIRSNESIALSILRLIEEEAIKDNTAQVNAQVPVAVAAYLLNEQRRSVHRMEKQHKCDIVIIPNQHMETPHYEVMRLRKDETIETVSYGQIVAPEPEAFEMSKSPVAPVREEPMLKGVVMPAAPAPQAAPANVVAPAETKAQSGLLDAIGKWFKSLFASETVEVKKEETQKQQQETRDNTRNNDNRRRNNNNQRRRNNPRSKPRTERTADEEVKTNSVSTPEAATQTNENQERGENRNKRRRNPNSRKRPEPRTEEKDAVKVDAPAKAEAETKPVQAEEPKDQKPKVRRQRRNLRKKVRLQDENAEQVQTTDETPVQATEKETPVAQEQAPVVEKQTQTAAEKTAHIKEEKVEDVDSNDETPTTEDEQEQTRTRSRRSPRHLRASGQRRRRPEGEGNEAKSDEAPAFVPVADQAAAEYEAELKAKSAATPADAAQQVEQAVAVEDLAKVEAVEEPVQTEEPAKVETPVVTEEPAKVETPVAAEEPAKVETPVAAEEPAKVETPVVTEEPAKVETPLVTEEPAKVETPVVTEEPTKVEAPVVTEEPAKVEAPVVTEEPTKVETPVVTEEPAKVETPVVTEEPAKVETPVVTAAPHVKTAIAQGSASAPMAQPTPVADSEVKHTSVAMAHDKRELVPDSGLRAGSIKPAGRASSTMTKTMSVD
- the rluC gene encoding 23S rRNA pseudouridine(955/2504/2580) synthase RluC, whose amino-acid sequence is MSEKNDLQVTYVTINEDHLGQRIDNFLITHLKGVPKSAIYKLLRKGEVRVNKKRIKPVYKLQLEDVLRIAPIRVAEREEFVPSKLDKVTRLENDIIFEDKYLIVINKPSGMAVHGGSGLSYGLIEALRVLRPEERSLELVHRLDRDTSGCLLIAKRRSVLTALHEQLREKTMEKNYWALVDGQWDSKTKNVTEGLRKNTLKSGERVVRVDNTEGKPSHTRFKVLERFNECSLVQASPVTGRTHQIRVHTQCKGHPIACDDKYGDEEFDNSMRKTGLNRLFLHAHDLTFYHPKNETTMRVEAPLDKALANCLVKLRANKT